The Setaria italica strain Yugu1 chromosome IX, Setaria_italica_v2.0, whole genome shotgun sequence genome has a window encoding:
- the LOC101757420 gene encoding cytochrome b5 — MADEKKVFGFEEVAKHNVTKDCWIIIAGKVYDVTPFMDEHPGGDEVLLAVTGKDATADFEDIGHSDSAREMMEKYHIGQIDASTIPAKRTYVNPQQVPRNVDNDSDLLIKILQFLVPILILGLAFGIRQYTKSE, encoded by the exons ATGGCCGACGAGAAGAAGGTGTTTGGGTTCGAGGAGGTCGCCAAGCACAACGTCACCAAGGACTGCTGGATCATCATCGCCGGCAAG GTTTATGATGTCACTCCCTTTATGGATGAGCATCCTGGTGGAGATGAGGTTTTGCTAGCTGTAACTG GGAAAGATGCTACGGCTGATTTTGAAGATATTGGCCACAGTGATTCAGCAAGGGAAATGATGGAGAAGTACCACATTGGGCAGATTGATGCTTCAACCATCCCAGCAAAGCGTACTTATGTGAATCCCCAGCAAGTGCCCCGCAACGTGGACAACGATAGCGACCTCCTCATCAAGATATTGCAGTTCCTCGTTCCCATTCTGATCCTGGGCCTTGCGTTTGGTATCCGGCAATACACCAAATCAGAGTAG
- the LOC101756750 gene encoding protein HLB1 produces the protein MEEPTEARPAGAEGLANGAREPEEPAPEVEEEEAEEEPPRSATAKQEEAKAALGAEGSRPFTMRELLGELKEDGEAAAVGSGGGSARSAFGDGNGIGSADAEGSSYSQDSTQQFSSHHDVAMDLINSVTGVDEEGRSRQRILSFAAKRYVNAIERNPDDPDAYYNWALVLQESADNVDPNSSSSKDALLEEACKKYAEATRLCPTLYDAYYNWAIAIADRAKMRGRTKEAEELWKQAILNYEKAVQLNWNSPQALNNWGLGLQELSAIVPARDKQTIIKTAISKFRAAIQLQFDFHRAIYNLGTVLYGLAEDTMRSGKPDVSPNELYSQSAIYVAAAHALKPNYSVYRSALRLVRSMLPLPYLKVGYLTAPPANNAIAPHKDWERSQFILNHEGLQQADASDQPPSQSPGHMDRGRKPVRINVSDIVSVSACADLTLPSGAGLCIETIHGPTFLVADSWEALDGWLDAIRLVYTIFARGKSDVLAGIITG, from the exons ATGGAGGAGCCCACGGAGGCTAGGCCCGCGGGCGCCGAGGGCCTCGCGAACGGCGCGCGGGAGCCGGAGGAGCCCGCGCCggaggtcgaggaggaggaggcggaggaggagccgccgcGATCGGCGACGGCGAAGCAGGAGGAGGCGAAGGCGGCGCTGGGCGCGGAGGGGTCCCGCCCGTTCACCATGCGGGAGCTCCTCGGCGAGCTCAaggaggacggcgaggcggcggccgtggggtccggcggcggcagcgcgagaTCTGCGTTCGGGGATGGGAACGGGATCGGATCCGCTGATGCCGAGGGCTCGTCCTACAG CCAAGATAGCACACAGCAGTTTTCATCCCACCATGATGTAGCGATGGACTTGATAAATAGTGTAACTGGAGTTGATGAGGAAGGCCGCTCGCGCCAAAGGATTCTTTCTTTTGCTGCCAAAAG GTATGTGAATGCAATCGAAAGGAATCCTGATGACCCTGATGCATATTATAATTGGGCTCTAGTCCTCCAG GAGAGTGCAGACAATGTGGATCCCAATTCTAGCTCCTCCAAAGATGCGTTGCTTGAGGAGGCTTGCAAAAAGTATGCTGAAGCTACTCGACTTTGTCCAACTCTTTATGAT GCATATTATAACTGGGCTATTGCAATTGCTGATCGGGCTAAAATGCGAGGTCGGACAAAAGAAGCTGAAGAACTCTGGAAGCAG GCAATACTGAACTATGAGAAGGCTGTTCAGCTTAATTGGAATAGCCCACAG GCTCTCAATAACTGGGGTCTTGGGCTACAG GAGCTCAGTGCAATTGTTCCTGCCCGGGATAAACAAACCATCATAAAAACAGCTATAAGTAAG TTCCGTGCTGCAATTCAGCTGCAATTTGATTTCCATCGGGCAATATACAACCTCGGAACTGTCTTG TACGGTTTAGCTGAGGATACCATGAGATCTGGGAAACCAGATGTCTCCCCGAACGAGCTTTACAGTCAATCTGCTATCTATGTTGCAGCTGCTCATGCTCTGAAGCCAAATTACTCG GTCTATCGCAGTGCTTTACGATTAGTCCGCTCAATG TTGCCTTTGCCATATCTCAAAGTGGGGTATCTGACTGCTCCTCCAGCAAACAACGCCATTGCACCACACAAGGATTGGGAGAGGTCGCAGTTTATTTTGAATCATGAGGGACTCCAGCAG GCTGATGCTTCTGACCAGCCTCCATCACAATCCCCTGGGCACATGGACAGAGGCAGAAAGCCTGTCAGAATAAATGTTTCAGATATTGTTTCGGTATCAGCATGTGCTGATCTAACGCTGCCAAGTGGTGCTGGCCTTTGTATAGAAACAATTCATGGACCTACATTCTTG GTCGCCGATAGTTGGGAGGCTCTTGACGGCTGGCTAGACGCTATACGCCTAGTCTACACTATTTTTGCAAGAGGAAAGAGCGATGTCCTTGCCGGTATTATCACTGGTTAA
- the LOC101758087 gene encoding small G protein signaling modulator 1 — protein sequence MWAWGCVQRVAAGLLGGPLAGGGRWNTAVAVGVTAAAGLAVVAIVVSSRRGGLKSPWWRRRRKAPLTAEEWRGLFTPEGKLQDGGVKLVKKVRSGGIEPSIRALVWPFLLGVYSLDSSEAERDAVKAQNRKGYLLLRKHCLRKSAYSMEGSKQSTNKTAGVNPEESISSEKGEESGCASPVESVEVPENAIVEEAISTEEGNPCLSTEQELQDDTSETKPEKMDENQSSSSSSNDEDSERSNVTHVEASHKDLASVCEPSLEDEQESIPRYSNTGGNMDDIEVSKAARPVKSARATEDFETWQRIIRLDAVRANDEWVSYSPSQASVSREKAVESAKAVCLKDYEHLEPCRIHHASRLVAILEAYAIYDQEIGYCQGMSDLLAPLLSVLEEDDEAFWCFAGFMRKARHNFRLDEVGIRRQLNMVARIIKYKDFHLYRHLEMLQAEDCFFVYRMVVVMFRRELTFEQTLCLWEVMWADQAANRAGIAKSSWRRMRLGAPPTDDLLLYAIAASVLQKRKLIIESYSSMDEIIRECNSMAGQLDIWKLLDDAHDLVVTLHNRIE from the exons ATGTGGGCGTGGGGCTGCGTCCagcgcgtggccgccggcctcctcggcggccccctcgccggcgggggccgctggaacaccgccgtcgccgtcggggtcacggccgccgccggcctcgcggTCGTCGCCATCGTCGTCTCCTCCCGCAG AGGCGGGCTCAAATctccgtggtggcggcggaggaggaaggcgccGCTCACGGCCGAGGAGTGGCGCGGCCTGTTCACGCCGGAGGGGAAGCTTCAGGACGGCGGAGTGAAGCTTGTGAAGAAAGTTCGGAGCGGA GGGATTGAACCGAGTATCAGAGCACTGGTCTGGCCATTCCTTCTGGGAGT TTATAGCCTTGACAGTTCTGAAGCGGAAAGAGATGCTGTTAAGGCCCAGAACAG GAAGGGATATCTGTTACTGAGGAAGCATTGCCTGCGAAAATCTGCATACAGCATGGAAGGGAGCAAGCAATCAACAAATAAAACAGCTGGAGTCAACCCTGAAGAGAGCATTAGTTCTGAAAAAGGTGAAGAATCTGGTTGTGCCAGTCCTGTTGAATCCGTAGAAGTTCCTGAAAATGCTATTGTGGAAGAGGCTATCTCAACCGAGGAAGGAAATCCATGTCTCAGTACAGAGCAAGAATTGCAGGATGACACATCTGAAACAAAGCCTGAGAAGATGGATGAAAACCAATCTTCATCTAGTTCCTCTAATGACGAAGATAGTGAGAGAAGCAATGTAACTCATGTAGAAGCATCTCATAAGGACTTGGCCTCAGTTTGTGAGCCTTCATTAGAGGATGAACAAGAAAGTATCCCCAGATATTCCAACACAGGAGGAAATATGGATGATATTGAGGTATCTAAGGCTGCCCGTCCTGTGAAGTCTGCACGGGCAACTGAGGATTTTGAGACGTGGCAACGCATTATTCGTTTGGATGCAGTCCGTGCTAACGATGAATGGGTTTCCTACTCTCCATCTCAAGCTTCAGTTTCCAGGGAGAAGGCGGTTGAATCTGCTAAAGCTGTTTGTCTCAAAGACTACGAACACTTGGAACCATGTCGGATCCATCACGCGTCACGCCTTGTTGCTATACTTGAGGCCTATGCAATTTATGACCAAGAAATTGGATATTGCCAGGGCATGAGCGACCTCCTTGCGCCTCTCCTTTCTGTTctagaggaagatgatgaagcctTCTGGTGCTTTGCTGGTTTCATGAGGAAAGCCCGCCACAATTTCAGGCTTGATGAAGTGGGTATTCGTCGGCAACTCAACATGGTGGCCAGGATAATCAAATACAAGGACTTCCATCTCTATAGACATTTGGAGATGCTCCAAGCTGAAGACTGCTTTTTTGTTTACAGAATGGTGGTCGTAATGTTCCGGAGGGAGCTCACCTTCGAGCAGACCCTATGTCTCTGGGAGGTGATGTGGGCTGATCAGGCAGCAAACCGCGCTGGGATTGCAAAGTCGTCCTGGCGAAGAATGCGGTTGGGAGCCCCTCCAACAGATGACCTACTACTATATGCGATTGCAGCGAGCGTGTTGCAGAAGCGTAAACTGATCATAGAAAGCTACAGCAGCATGGATGAGATCATTAGGGAGTGTAACAGCATGGCTGGGCAGCTTGACATTTGGAAGCTCCTGGATGATGCGCATGATCTGGTGGTCACGCTTCACAATAGGATCGAATAG